The Halomonas denitrificans genome window below encodes:
- a CDS encoding type II secretion system protein M, translating into MMARWHALAPRERQLIGVAGAVLTAAVLWIAVWEPLDRHRDDLRARVAAQQALADWLGTLEAGAPLEAASERSLGGRSALAVIDQSARAAGLAGALVRIEPGAAGEVRVVLQRAEFPALMRWLVDLVEERPFRVVDLRADRAEAGRVDATLVLERSD; encoded by the coding sequence ATGATGGCTCGCTGGCACGCACTGGCGCCGCGCGAGCGGCAATTGATCGGCGTGGCCGGCGCGGTCCTGACCGCCGCCGTGCTGTGGATCGCGGTGTGGGAGCCGCTGGATCGGCACCGCGACGACCTCCGTGCACGCGTAGCGGCCCAGCAGGCGCTCGCCGACTGGCTCGGTACCTTGGAAGCCGGCGCGCCGCTCGAGGCGGCGTCCGAGCGTTCCCTGGGCGGCCGATCGGCGCTGGCGGTGATCGACCAGAGCGCGCGCGCGGCCGGCCTGGCCGGCGCCCTGGTCCGGATCGAGCCCGGCGCCGCCGGCGAAGTCCGGGTCGTCCTCCAGCGAGCCGAGTTCCCGGCCCTGATGCGCTGGCTGGTCGATCTGGTCGAGGAGCGGCCGTTCCGGGTGGTCGATCTGCGGGCCGACCGCGCCGAAGCCGGACGGGTCGACGCGACCCTCGTCCTCGAACGCAGCGACTGA
- the gspK gene encoding type II secretion system minor pseudopilin GspK, with protein MTGPRPCGKPTQRGAALLVALLAVALASVLALGLVEDQRRTLARTQALTETERSWQFAQGLESTLVERVRRARREGAGPMPLDGGWSAAFPVPGGAVRIRLIPRSDRFNLNSLADPTPERALRARDGLARLLAQLDLDPGLADALGDALRAGGRPVLLAHISELGEMDGFSTVDRTRLLPFVTVVPDPRSRLDVNAASAEALVAQVPELGSEAAERLILRAPYARPEDLFAQPELQALSAPDLANRLAVEGDWFLAHAEIALGDRVQDHYRLLNVSGAGYDARYVSLGIP; from the coding sequence GTGACCGGGCCTCGACCTTGCGGGAAGCCTACGCAACGCGGCGCGGCGCTGCTGGTCGCGCTGCTGGCCGTCGCCCTGGCTTCCGTGCTGGCGCTGGGCCTGGTCGAGGATCAGCGCCGCACGCTGGCCCGGACCCAGGCCCTGACGGAAACCGAACGCAGCTGGCAGTTCGCGCAAGGCCTGGAATCGACCCTCGTCGAACGGGTCCGCAGGGCGCGCCGCGAAGGCGCCGGGCCGATGCCGCTGGACGGCGGCTGGAGCGCTGCGTTCCCGGTCCCGGGCGGAGCGGTCCGGATTCGCCTGATCCCGCGCAGCGACCGGTTCAACCTCAATTCGCTGGCCGATCCGACCCCGGAACGTGCGCTGCGGGCGCGCGACGGCCTGGCCCGCCTGCTGGCGCAGCTCGACCTCGATCCCGGCCTGGCCGATGCGCTCGGGGACGCCCTGCGGGCCGGAGGCCGGCCGGTGCTGCTGGCCCACATCAGCGAACTCGGCGAGATGGACGGCTTCTCGACCGTCGACCGGACGCGCCTGCTGCCGTTCGTGACGGTCGTGCCCGACCCGCGCAGCCGACTGGACGTCAACGCGGCCAGCGCCGAAGCGCTCGTCGCCCAGGTGCCGGAGCTGGGCTCGGAGGCCGCCGAACGGCTGATCCTGCGCGCTCCCTATGCGCGGCCCGAGGACCTGTTCGCCCAACCGGAGTTGCAGGCGCTGTCCGCGCCGGACCTGGCCAATCGGCTGGCCGTCGAGGGTGACTGGTTCCTGGCCCACGCCGAGATCGCCCTCGGCGACCGCGTGCAGGACCACTACCGCCTGCTGAACGTTTCGGGTGCGGGGTATGATGCACGCTACGTCAGTCTCGGTATTCCCTGA
- the gspJ gene encoding type II secretion system minor pseudopilin GspJ yields the protein MTGAAGARGFTLVELLVAVLAFGLLAAAAYTGLNGLASGAGRLGDRADELAALQRAVAALDQDLRQLVSRAAARPDGRWVPALAGAADGWQGHRAGRWSPDGTGSVLQTVAWRCHPDGRLERRGKAGAGRVFTGATGVPAAGDLQLHPIGCRALRLRYRDAVGVWHSRWPVDERPAQLPSAIEYRLETSAFGGVRRLVTL from the coding sequence ATGACCGGCGCGGCCGGGGCCCGCGGGTTCACGCTGGTCGAGCTGCTGGTCGCGGTGCTGGCCTTCGGGCTGCTGGCGGCTGCCGCCTATACCGGCCTGAACGGCCTGGCGTCCGGCGCCGGCCGCCTGGGTGACCGCGCCGACGAGCTGGCCGCGCTGCAGCGCGCGGTCGCCGCCCTCGACCAGGACCTGCGCCAGCTGGTCAGTCGCGCCGCCGCCCGCCCCGACGGCCGTTGGGTGCCGGCTCTGGCGGGTGCCGCGGACGGGTGGCAGGGTCACCGTGCGGGCCGCTGGTCGCCCGACGGGACCGGCTCCGTGCTCCAGACCGTGGCCTGGCGATGCCACCCGGACGGACGCCTCGAGCGCCGCGGGAAGGCCGGGGCCGGTCGGGTGTTCACCGGCGCCACCGGCGTTCCCGCGGCGGGCGATCTGCAGTTGCATCCGATCGGGTGTCGCGCCCTGCGCCTGCGCTACCGCGACGCGGTCGGCGTCTGGCACTCGCGCTGGCCGGTCGACGAACGGCCGGCCCAGTTGCCCAGTGCCATCGAATACCGGCTGGAAACGTCCGCGTTCGGCGGCGTCCGACGGTTGGTCACGCTGTGA
- the gspI gene encoding type II secretion system minor pseudopilin GspI, producing MRTPRGFTLIEVLVALAVVALALGALARAAGNAAAVQYEAERRTFALWVASNRLAELELAPVAAGRSNGATRLGGIDWRWQVDIAPAPGGELWRVDVSVSDRSGSVATVQTGFLPR from the coding sequence GTGAGGACTCCGCGCGGCTTCACCCTGATCGAGGTCCTGGTCGCCCTGGCCGTGGTCGCCCTGGCGCTGGGCGCCCTGGCCCGGGCGGCGGGCAACGCCGCCGCGGTCCAGTACGAAGCCGAGCGCCGTACGTTCGCACTGTGGGTGGCGTCGAACCGGCTGGCCGAACTGGAACTCGCCCCCGTGGCGGCCGGACGGAGCAACGGCGCGACGCGGCTGGGCGGCATCGACTGGCGCTGGCAAGTGGACATCGCACCGGCACCGGGCGGTGAACTCTGGCGGGTCGACGTCAGCGTGTCCGACCGCTCGGGGTCGGTGGCCACGGTCCAGACCGGGTTCCTGCCGCGATGA
- a CDS encoding prepilin-type N-terminal cleavage/methylation domain-containing protein produces MRQASGSAASGGYTLIEILVVIVIAGVLAGVALLRISGDRPDARLDREVQRLDARLGELCERALLIGAPHGVRLTHGGYDFWQRRRVDRPSGGPPQAPWNEPSAWQLLSDRQQPAAQAWPDGMRVDLVAAGQRIAPTTQERPQLVCSALEPFPPSTWTLRIDGAMRRLERGGLQP; encoded by the coding sequence GTGCGGCAGGCGTCGGGGTCCGCCGCCAGCGGCGGCTACACGCTGATCGAGATTCTCGTCGTGATCGTCATTGCCGGCGTGCTGGCGGGCGTGGCCTTGCTCCGGATTTCGGGCGATCGGCCCGACGCGCGCCTGGACCGGGAAGTGCAACGGCTCGACGCTCGCCTGGGCGAACTCTGCGAGCGCGCCTTGCTGATCGGAGCGCCGCACGGCGTGCGCCTGACCCACGGCGGCTACGACTTCTGGCAGCGGCGACGCGTGGACCGGCCGTCGGGCGGGCCACCGCAGGCGCCGTGGAACGAGCCGTCGGCGTGGCAACTCCTGAGCGACCGCCAGCAGCCGGCGGCCCAGGCCTGGCCGGACGGCATGCGCGTCGATCTGGTCGCCGCCGGACAGCGCATCGCACCGACCACGCAGGAACGCCCGCAGCTGGTGTGCAGCGCGCTGGAGCCGTTTCCGCCGTCGACCTGGACGCTTCGTATCGATGGCGCGATGCGACGGCTCGAACGGGGCGGACTGCAGCCGTGA
- the gspG gene encoding type II secretion system major pseudopilin GspG, producing the protein MTPPRTTSSGFTLIEILVVVVIIGILAAVVVPRFMDEPDRARAVKARQDIEAIVTALNLYRLDNHVYPSTQQGLDALVERPSGRPEAPNWKAGGYLERLPNDPWGRPYLYMNPGVHGDIDVWSNGANGQPGGEGIDAEIGNWMD; encoded by the coding sequence ATGACTCCACCGCGCACTACGTCCTCCGGTTTCACGCTGATCGAGATTCTCGTCGTGGTCGTGATCATCGGCATCCTGGCCGCCGTGGTGGTTCCGCGGTTCATGGACGAACCCGACCGGGCCCGGGCGGTCAAGGCCCGCCAGGACATCGAGGCGATCGTGACGGCGCTGAACCTGTACCGTCTCGACAACCACGTCTATCCCTCGACCCAGCAGGGCCTGGATGCGCTCGTCGAACGCCCTTCGGGCCGGCCAGAAGCGCCGAACTGGAAGGCCGGAGGCTACCTCGAACGATTGCCGAACGACCCCTGGGGTCGCCCCTACCTCTACATGAATCCCGGCGTCCACGGCGATATCGACGTCTGGTCGAATGGCGCCAACGGCCAGCCGGGCGGTGAGGGCATCGATGCCGAGATCGGCAACTGGATGGACTGA
- a CDS encoding adenosylmethionine--8-amino-7-oxononanoate transaminase: MDNADWRRRDLDVLWHPCSQMKDHEDTIPMIPIQRGEGVWLEDFDGNRYIDAISSWWVNLFGHANPHINRRLREQADTLEHVILAGLTHPAATRLAEQLVALTPPGLDRVFYADSGSAAVEVALKMSFHYWRNRGRRKSRFACLSGSYHGETLGALSVSDVGLYRDTYAPLLLEPLVVPSPDAFDRAPGSSWAEHAERRFADMERALAEHHQDLCAVIVEPLVQCAGGMRMYDPVYLERLRKACDHYEVHLIADEIAVGFGRTGTLFACEQAGISPDFMCLSKGLTGGYLPLSAVLTGDEVYQSFYDDYATLKAFLHSHSYTGNALCCAAALAVLELFVASDVLGENRRRAERMRRAVEPLEAHPNVGEIRQTGMILAMEMVGDDRRPYPWQERRGIRVYRHALERGALLRPLGNVVYFMPPYVIGDEEIDRLGEVAISGIEEATGRRL, encoded by the coding sequence ATGGACAACGCCGATTGGCGCAGGCGCGACCTGGACGTGCTCTGGCACCCCTGTTCGCAGATGAAGGACCACGAAGACACGATTCCGATGATCCCGATCCAGCGGGGCGAAGGCGTGTGGCTCGAGGATTTCGACGGAAATCGCTACATCGACGCGATCAGTTCCTGGTGGGTCAACCTGTTCGGCCACGCGAACCCGCACATCAACCGGCGGCTGCGCGAGCAGGCCGACACCCTGGAACACGTGATCCTCGCCGGCCTGACCCACCCGGCCGCGACCCGGCTGGCCGAACAGCTGGTGGCGCTCACGCCGCCGGGCCTGGACCGGGTGTTCTACGCCGATTCCGGCTCGGCCGCCGTCGAAGTCGCGCTGAAGATGTCGTTCCACTACTGGCGCAACCGCGGCCGCAGGAAGTCCCGCTTCGCCTGCCTGTCCGGCAGTTACCACGGGGAGACCCTCGGTGCCCTGTCGGTCAGCGACGTCGGTCTCTACCGCGACACCTACGCGCCTCTGCTTCTCGAACCGCTGGTCGTTCCGTCGCCGGACGCGTTCGACCGCGCGCCGGGCAGCAGCTGGGCCGAGCACGCCGAGCGCCGCTTCGCGGACATGGAGCGCGCGCTCGCCGAGCACCACCAGGACCTGTGCGCGGTGATCGTCGAGCCGTTGGTCCAGTGCGCCGGCGGCATGCGGATGTACGACCCGGTCTACCTCGAGCGCCTGCGCAAGGCCTGCGATCACTACGAGGTCCACCTGATCGCCGACGAGATCGCGGTCGGCTTCGGCCGCACCGGGACCCTGTTCGCCTGCGAGCAGGCCGGGATATCCCCCGATTTCATGTGCCTGTCGAAGGGGCTGACCGGCGGATACCTGCCGCTTTCCGCGGTGCTGACCGGCGACGAGGTCTACCAGTCGTTCTACGACGACTACGCCACGCTCAAGGCCTTCCTGCATTCGCACAGCTATACCGGAAATGCCCTGTGCTGCGCCGCGGCGCTGGCGGTGCTGGAACTGTTCGTCGCGAGCGACGTGCTCGGCGAGAACCGGCGACGCGCCGAACGGATGCGCCGGGCGGTCGAACCGCTGGAGGCGCATCCGAACGTCGGTGAGATCCGCCAGACCGGGATGATCCTGGCCATGGAGATGGTCGGCGACGATCGCCGGCCCTACCCGTGGCAGGAGCGGCGCGGCATTCGTGTCTATCGCCATGCGCTCGAGCGGGGCGCGCTGCTGCGACCGCTCGGCAACGTGGTCTACTTCATGCCCCCGTACGTGATCGGCGACGAGGAAATCGACCGGCTGGGCGAGGTCGCGATCTCCGGCATCGAAGAGGCCACGGGGCGGCGGCTGTAA
- a CDS encoding 16S rRNA (uracil(1498)-N(3))-methyltransferase yields MRTIRLHSPVDLDPGTEVDLDPGAAHRLGRVLRRRPGDRVVVFNGDGRDAEAEIVALSGSTCRVRIESSIEVDTESRLVVHLVQAVAKGDKMDWLVQKAVELGVHAIHPVLTEHGDVRLDGARAEKRRTRWQEIAVSACEQCGRARIPEVALPRRLADWTPPHAVGLMLDPGADVALGRVEGAEAFALAIGPEGGFGSSDRGVLEASGFRAVRFGPRVLRTETAGAAALAVLQARFGDLDR; encoded by the coding sequence ATGCGAACGATCCGGCTCCATTCTCCCGTCGACCTGGACCCGGGGACCGAGGTCGACCTCGACCCGGGTGCCGCCCACCGACTGGGCCGGGTGCTGCGCCGCCGACCCGGCGACCGGGTCGTGGTGTTCAACGGCGACGGCCGCGATGCCGAAGCCGAGATCGTCGCCCTGAGCGGCTCGACCTGCCGGGTCCGGATCGAGTCCTCGATCGAGGTCGACACCGAGTCTCGGCTGGTCGTCCACCTGGTCCAGGCCGTGGCCAAGGGCGACAAGATGGACTGGCTGGTCCAGAAGGCGGTCGAACTGGGCGTGCACGCGATCCATCCGGTGCTGACCGAGCACGGCGATGTCCGACTCGATGGCGCCCGGGCCGAAAAGCGCAGGACACGCTGGCAGGAGATTGCCGTCTCGGCATGCGAGCAGTGCGGGCGCGCTCGAATTCCCGAAGTGGCCCTGCCGCGCCGGCTGGCCGACTGGACGCCGCCGCACGCGGTCGGGTTGATGCTCGATCCCGGGGCCGACGTCGCGCTGGGACGGGTCGAGGGCGCCGAGGCGTTCGCGCTCGCCATCGGACCGGAGGGTGGGTTCGGGTCGAGCGACCGGGGCGTTCTCGAAGCGTCCGGATTCCGTGCGGTCCGCTTCGGGCCGCGCGTGCTGCGCACCGAAACCGCCGGCGCGGCGGCGCTGGCGGTGCTGCAGGCGAGGTTCGGCGACCTCGATCGGTGA
- a CDS encoding chemotaxis protein CheW, with product MSETEIRSVLVPVTDAELLLANANIAEIVGFVDPDPIDQGPEWLLGNVLWHGWQVPVVSFGMLTEQQDREPVEKAKICITKSLVHSDRLPYIGLLAQGFPRLVTITESTLVEVPDASNHIAIAGQVLVGDREAWVPDMDRIAQLVAHAAYGALPVTR from the coding sequence ATGAGCGAAACCGAAATCCGCAGCGTGCTCGTGCCGGTGACCGACGCCGAGCTGCTGCTGGCCAACGCCAATATCGCCGAGATCGTCGGGTTCGTCGATCCCGACCCGATCGACCAGGGTCCGGAATGGCTCCTGGGCAACGTGCTCTGGCACGGCTGGCAGGTACCCGTGGTGTCGTTCGGCATGCTGACCGAGCAACAGGACCGGGAACCGGTCGAGAAGGCCAAGATCTGCATCACCAAGTCGCTGGTCCACAGCGACCGCCTGCCCTACATCGGCCTGCTCGCCCAGGGCTTCCCCCGGCTGGTCACGATCACCGAATCGACGCTGGTCGAGGTGCCGGACGCCAGCAACCACATCGCCATCGCCGGCCAGGTGCTGGTCGGCGACCGGGAAGCGTGGGTGCCCGACATGGACCGCATCGCGCAGCTGGTCGCGCACGCCGCCTACGGGGCCTTGCCGGTCACGCGCTGA